In Arachis hypogaea cultivar Tifrunner chromosome 2, arahy.Tifrunner.gnm2.J5K5, whole genome shotgun sequence, a genomic segment contains:
- the LOC112721256 gene encoding fruit protein pKIWI502-like, which produces MPPHPNPMPSPPPQSSFVASPPHVPFVCQDTTLWTPTLLSQLVESIAESFFHIAVDTSVMPNLVESHTRAGQYLQLRVSNTLNSVIFAIPSPPKLAFARGAFEFSMKNVKGSTVEALCVLKRGDVVELSSVMENGFGIIRLDSPEKFDIVTIFATSFRIRSAFYFNFGILIFHC; this is translated from the coding sequence ATGCCGCCTCACCCTAACCCTATGCCCTCGCCTCCACCACAATCATCATTTGTTGCATCGCCACCACATGTGCCGTTTGTCTGCCAGGACACAACCCTCTGGACCCCAACCCTGCTCTCTCAGCTGGTGGAATCCATCGCTGAATCCTTCTTCCACATTGCTGTCGACACCTCTGTCATGCCCAATCTCGTGGAGTCACACACACGCGCCGGCCAGTACCTTCAGCTACGTGTTTCCAACACGCTCAATTCCGTGATCTTTGCCATTCCATCGCCGCCGAAGCTAGCATTTGCGCGTGGCGCGTTCGAGTTCTCGATGAAGAATGTGAAGGGGTCCACTGTGGAGGCGTTGTGCGTGTTGAAGAGGGGGGATGTGGTGGAACTAAGTTCAGTAATGGAAAATGGGTTCGGCATCATTCGGCTCGACTCGCCAGAAAAATTTGACATTGTCACCATCTTTGCCACGAGTTTTAGAATTAGATCAGCATTTTACTTCAATTTTggcattttgatttttcattgttga